In a genomic window of Urocitellus parryii isolate mUroPar1 chromosome 11, mUroPar1.hap1, whole genome shotgun sequence:
- the Ebna1bp2 gene encoding putative rRNA-processing protein EBP2, protein MDTPPLSGSDSDSDSDDSLVTDRELQDAFSRGLLKPGLNVVLEGPKKTVNDVNGLKQCLAEFKRDLEWVERLDVTLGPVPEISDPQPTPQNKDQKAVNPEDDFQREMSFYRQAQAAVLAVLPRLHQLKVPTKRPTDYFAEMAKSDQQMQKIRQKLQTKQAAMEKSEKAKQLRALRKYGKKVQTEVLQKRQQEKKHMMNAIKKYQKGFSDKLDFLEGDQKSVPQGTKAAAKAQQMKKGPSAKRRYKNQKFGFGGKKKGSKWNTRESHDDVSSFRAKTAHAKGPKRPGKKGANKRPGKRTREKMKSRTR, encoded by the exons ATGGACACTCCCCCGCTCTCGGGCTCGGACTCGGACTCGGATTCTGATGATTCTCTTGTCACGGACAGAGAG TTGCAGGATGCGTTTTCCCGCGGACTCCTGAAGCCAGGCCTCAATGTCGTGCTAGAGGGGCCAAAGAAGACTGTGAATGACGTG AATGGCCTGAAACAGTGTTTGGCTGAATTCAAGCGGGACCTGGAGTGGGTTGAAAGGCTCGATGTGACCCTGGGTCCGGTGCCAGAAATTAGTGACCCTCAGCCTACACCTCAGAACAAAGACCAGAAAGCTGTTAATCCAGAAGATGATTTCCAGCGGGAAATGagttt CTACCGCCAGGCCCAGGCTGCTGTGCTTGCAGTATTACCCCGCCTCCATCAGCTCAAAGTCCCTACCAAGAGGCCAACCGATTATTTTGCAGAAATGGCTAAGTCCGATCAACAGATGCAAAAG ATTCGACAGAAGCTGCAGACTAAACAGGCCGCCATGGAGAAGTCTGAAAAAGCTAAACAACTGCGAGCACTTAGGAAATATGGAAAGAAg GTGCAAACGGAGGTTCTTCAGAAGAGGCAGCAGGAGAAAAAGCATATGATGAATGCCATTAAGAAATATCAGAAAG GCTTCTCTGATAAACTGGATTTCCTTGAGGGTGATCAGAAATCCGTCCCACAGGGCACAAAGGCAGCAGCTAAAGCCCAGCAGATGAAGAAAGG GCCCAGTGCCAAGCGACGATACAAAAACCAGAAGTTTGGTTTTGGTGGAAAGAAGAAAGGCTCCAAGTGGAACACTCGTGAGAGCCATGATGATGTATCCAGCTTCCGGGCCAAGACAGCCCATGCCAAGGGCCCCAAGAGGCCTGGAAAGAAAGGAGCAAAT aAGAGACCTGGAAAACGAACGAGAGAGAAGATGAAGAGCAGAACCCGCTGA